A stretch of Stigmatopora argus isolate UIUO_Sarg chromosome 22, RoL_Sarg_1.0, whole genome shotgun sequence DNA encodes these proteins:
- the ca4a gene encoding carbonic anhydrase 4a encodes MDKYKKEPPPRMPPRASHCIAFDMQQQQQQQHLTLVAVLLLASSSSWRLCAGAADWCYQSQFTCEHQCNGPDKWNHANGACVGKAQSPINVVTRKTLKDERLTPFTFANYQQIFRGSIKNNGHSVQVGVPHLSTISGGGLTSTYKAVQFHLHWGTDGGPGSEHTIDGEQYPMELHIVHMKHHYTDLTTALADPEGVAVLGFFYQVSNSANRKYDPIINALRSIKTTNANTSLPPISLAQLIPAEHNLTNFYRYQGSLTTPGCTEAVVWTLFENPISLSIEQLRAFSDLKFHDGKAMVGTFRPVQPLNGRQVFRSGCGVAALSSALLLVALATALGLH; translated from the exons ATGGACAAGTATAAGAAAGAGCCTCCTCCAAGAATGCCACCACGAGCAAGTCATTGTATTGCCTTCGacatgcagcagcagcagcagcagcagcatcttACTTTGGTGGCCGTCCTCCTCCtggcatcctcctcctcctggagACTCTGCGCCGGAGCCGCTG attggtGCTATCAATCCCAGTTCACCTGCGAGCATCAGTGCAATG GTCCAGACAAGTGGAACCACGCCAACGGCGCCTGCGTGGGGAAAGCCCAATCGCCCATCAACGTGGTCACCAGGAAGACTTTGAAAGACGAGCGTCTGACCCCGTTCACGTTCGCCAACTACCAGCAGATCTTCCGAGGCTCCATCAAAAACAACGGACATTCGG TTCAAGTGGGAGTTCCTCACCTGAGCACCATCTCGGGGGGAGGTCTGACCAGCACCTACAAGGCGGTCCAGTTCCACCTGCACTGGGGTACCGATGGCGGACCGGGCTCGGAGCACACCATTGACGGAGAGCAGTATCCAATGGAG CTGCACATTGTGCACATGAAGCATCACTACACAGATTTAACCACGGCGCTAGCCGATCCAGAAGGCGTCGCCGTCCTCGGCTTCTTCTACCAG GTGTCCAACAGTGCCAACCGAAAATACGACCCCATCATCAACGCGCTGCGGAGCATCAAAACGACAA atgCCAATACGTCTCTTCCTCCAATCTCCCTGGCGCAACTTATTCCAGCCGAGCACAATCTGACAAATTTCTACCGCTATCAAGGATCTCTGACCACGCCGGGCTGCACGGAGGCCGTGGTTTGGACCTTGTTCGAAAACCCCATCTCTCTCAGCATTGAACAG CTCCGGGCCTTCTCCGATCTCAAGTTCCACGACGGGAAGGCGATGGTAGGGACCTTCCGGCCGGTGCAACCTCTCAACGGGCGCCAGGTATTCCGATCTGGGTGCGGAGTGGCGGCGCTCAGCTCCGCCCTTCTCCTGGTCGCCCTGGCGACGGCCTTGGGCCTCCATTAA
- the LOC144068095 gene encoding uncharacterized protein LOC144068095 translates to MQADDFAEWQILTDLREELADRPQEQLGQMHVAAAFFMPDALDNVEEEQEEKNGVHLTDRPTSQGLLASPRDSPPIFPLNFDWLSIFCKRVLD, encoded by the exons ATGCAGGCGGACGACTTTGCCGAATGGCAAATCCTCACTGATCT TCGGGAAGAGCTCGCTGACCGGCCGCAGGAGCAGTTGGGACAGATGCACGTCGCCGCCGCCTTCTTCATGCCAG atgcattggacaacgtggaagaAGAGCAGGAGGAGAAGAACGGGGTGCAcctgaccgaccgaccgacaagTCAAGGCCTGCTTGCCTCACCCCGTGACAGCCCTCCCATcttcccactaaacttcgactggCTTAGTATTTTCTGCAAGAGGGTGCTCGACTAA